One Paenibacillus sp. FSL W8-0186 genomic window carries:
- a CDS encoding BofC C-terminal domain-containing protein, with product MNIFRIKKQLRRRWRRWRRAIWTIGGCGLVTMMTWLGLMLSNQMEQLMAKEPIALETLGIIREAAIGAGKETDLEPAWIEQLSRSRQRRTVHLNKIYACGEESSVLGTLSPDEVIEIYRANPGWQGSLDAQGDVWFEQQINELSEMCRSNGYFGIDQQGNLSLFEGPPDKEKVLKTFFQLDVETMESSLPPDVLLHLHQGIRIQDLDEYNSVLSTFSEFAAMPARKVMQQKDE from the coding sequence GTGAATATCTTCCGTATCAAAAAGCAGCTGAGGCGCCGGTGGAGAAGATGGAGACGCGCTATTTGGACGATTGGCGGCTGCGGGCTGGTCACCATGATGACTTGGCTCGGACTAATGTTGTCCAATCAAATGGAGCAATTGATGGCCAAAGAGCCGATTGCTCTGGAAACGCTGGGAATCATCAGGGAAGCGGCTATAGGCGCAGGCAAGGAGACTGATTTGGAACCAGCCTGGATCGAACAATTGAGCCGAAGCAGGCAGCGGCGAACCGTTCATTTAAACAAAATATATGCATGCGGAGAAGAGAGTTCCGTCCTGGGAACCTTAAGTCCCGATGAAGTCATTGAAATATATCGCGCTAATCCAGGCTGGCAGGGAAGCCTGGATGCCCAAGGAGACGTCTGGTTTGAGCAGCAGATCAATGAGCTGTCGGAGATGTGCAGAAGCAACGGATACTTCGGGATCGACCAGCAGGGGAATCTCAGTCTGTTCGAGGGACCTCCGGATAAAGAGAAGGTGCTTAAAACCTTTTTCCAATTAGACGTAGAGACGATGGAAAGCTCTCTGCCACCTGACGTACTGCTGCACCTGCATCAGGGCATCCGCATACAGGATTTGGACGAGTACAACAGCGTACTGTCAACATTCAGCGAATTTGCAGCCATGCCGGCCAGGAAGGTCATGCAACAAAAGGATGAATAA
- the ruvA gene encoding Holliday junction branch migration protein RuvA, which yields MIDFVRGQVAHLENDYVVLDVQGIGYRIYCPNPYVFAAKNEQTTVYTHHHVREDAILLYGFPTREEQRLFRKLIEVSGIGPRVALGILSGGQPEHVVAAIQQENITFLTKLPGIGKKTAQRMILDLKDKLDGLGGPSLFDEAPADLDGLDGLNPGWPEAREGLKALGYTDAELDRVWHQLKDSIKPAEEVDSVMKKALKLLYAG from the coding sequence ATGATTGATTTTGTTAGGGGCCAGGTGGCTCATTTGGAAAACGACTATGTCGTGTTGGACGTTCAGGGAATTGGGTACCGAATTTATTGCCCGAACCCCTATGTGTTTGCTGCCAAAAACGAGCAGACGACGGTGTACACCCATCATCACGTACGGGAGGATGCTATCCTGCTATACGGCTTTCCGACGCGGGAGGAGCAGAGGCTGTTCCGCAAGCTGATCGAAGTATCCGGGATCGGGCCGCGGGTGGCGCTCGGCATTTTAAGCGGGGGACAGCCGGAGCATGTCGTAGCTGCCATCCAGCAGGAGAACATTACGTTTCTGACCAAGCTGCCGGGAATCGGGAAGAAGACGGCGCAGCGGATGATCCTCGATCTGAAGGACAAGCTGGACGGCCTGGGCGGGCCTTCGCTGTTCGACGAGGCGCCGGCGGATCTGGACGGTCTGGATGGGCTGAACCCAGGCTGGCCGGAGGCCAGGGAAGGACTAAAGGCGCTTGGTTATACAGACGCCGAGCTTGATCGTGTATGGCACCAGCTAAAGGATTCGATCAAGCCTGCCGAAGAGGTGGATTCGGTGATGAAAAAAGCGCTCAAGCTGCTGTATGCAGGCTGA
- a CDS encoding SpoIID/LytB domain-containing protein, whose translation MIIPRPRRGQKNRGSKWAAALLSAALLGGLFQTPAGADAMPDTRVRVAMFLDLGSTYKSIVPAVSLTAESAWQVGPQKDGGFESWLDFTPGQTVRFSVDGIKVKALESADWQMVSAAVKKLQSGTDKPVAVVTEQAGGTVYQVYTGPYASAEEASGAVTRVTQALAGQLGGAQPTIHGGYYYSAGLFGSKAEAEAYRQSLSLPGIEVKVAVVGASQYAVWVGGAVNDSALAALKGQILQQQPQLNLSPVDVQAPALIAYRDVTGEAASPIAVDHYAVSGANTKLLVRDSEDSVIQVAERSARKFRGDFEISSVNGQLALVNDVPLEQYLYSVVAAEVPSSWPQESLKAQAVAARSYALYHAAGNKFNVAGLVDTTLSQVYNGVDKEVDSIKQAVDSTAGEVIKSNGRIVEAIFSSNSGGMTADSTEVWSNPNATFGSMPSDGDKAAQAGLKSWYHVLLPSGKTGYVREDNVKLTGGKTAAGLNQMTVTANATNVRPIPLIQADVSPVAQMNPGDQAVVLGLVEESSSYAWIRGPYSSDELLKSLKGRTATEAPSPIVNLEITQRGPSGRATQIKANGQILDVRYPDLFRSAFGGLPSTLFDIAATGRYTVQSAGGAMSTGTASSGTPVLSSSGVSNWSGGSMVVMGADGAARAVDQTNRFLFVGRGNGHGLGLSQWGAKGMADAGYDYISILQHYYQNVTIVKE comes from the coding sequence GTGATTATTCCTAGACCGAGACGAGGACAAAAAAACAGGGGCTCGAAGTGGGCAGCGGCTCTATTGAGTGCAGCATTGCTGGGCGGCTTATTCCAGACGCCAGCCGGCGCGGATGCAATGCCGGACACGCGAGTTCGCGTCGCCATGTTCCTGGACTTAGGCAGCACGTATAAATCGATAGTGCCGGCGGTGAGCCTGACTGCGGAATCGGCGTGGCAGGTAGGTCCGCAAAAAGACGGCGGCTTTGAGAGCTGGCTGGATTTCACCCCGGGCCAGACGGTACGCTTTAGCGTGGACGGGATTAAAGTCAAAGCGCTGGAAAGCGCTGACTGGCAAATGGTCTCGGCAGCCGTCAAGAAGCTGCAGAGCGGAACGGACAAGCCGGTGGCGGTTGTCACCGAGCAAGCGGGCGGAACGGTATATCAAGTGTATACCGGGCCTTATGCCAGCGCAGAAGAGGCATCTGGAGCGGTAACCCGCGTGACCCAGGCGCTGGCCGGACAGTTGGGAGGAGCACAGCCGACCATCCATGGGGGATACTATTACTCCGCAGGCTTGTTTGGAAGCAAAGCGGAAGCGGAGGCTTACCGCCAATCGTTAAGCCTGCCAGGGATAGAAGTCAAGGTCGCTGTTGTGGGTGCCAGCCAATATGCGGTATGGGTCGGCGGAGCCGTTAACGATTCGGCATTGGCTGCCCTGAAGGGACAGATTCTTCAGCAGCAGCCGCAATTGAATTTATCACCGGTGGATGTTCAGGCCCCTGCGCTGATTGCGTATCGCGATGTTACCGGGGAAGCGGCTTCCCCAATAGCGGTTGACCATTATGCGGTCAGCGGCGCAAATACGAAGCTACTCGTGCGGGATAGCGAGGATTCCGTTATTCAGGTGGCCGAGAGATCAGCCCGTAAATTTCGCGGGGATTTCGAAATCAGCAGCGTAAACGGCCAGCTTGCCCTCGTAAACGACGTTCCGCTGGAGCAATATTTGTATTCGGTCGTCGCTGCAGAGGTGCCTAGCTCCTGGCCGCAGGAGTCCTTGAAGGCGCAGGCGGTTGCAGCCCGGAGCTATGCGCTTTACCATGCAGCCGGCAATAAGTTCAACGTCGCGGGACTGGTAGATACAACCTTAAGCCAGGTATACAATGGAGTTGATAAGGAAGTTGACAGCATCAAACAAGCCGTGGACAGCACAGCCGGCGAGGTTATAAAATCGAATGGCCGGATTGTGGAAGCCATTTTCTCCTCCAATAGCGGGGGCATGACGGCCGATTCGACCGAAGTATGGAGCAACCCGAACGCGACGTTTGGCAGCATGCCGAGCGATGGGGACAAGGCGGCGCAGGCAGGGTTGAAATCATGGTATCATGTGCTGCTGCCTTCGGGTAAAACGGGATACGTAAGGGAAGATAACGTAAAGCTTACGGGAGGAAAGACAGCAGCGGGCCTGAACCAAATGACGGTAACGGCAAACGCAACAAATGTCCGTCCGATTCCGTTGATCCAAGCGGATGTCAGCCCGGTGGCGCAAATGAATCCAGGCGATCAGGCGGTTGTCCTTGGCCTCGTTGAGGAGTCCAGCTCATACGCGTGGATACGCGGCCCCTACAGCTCGGATGAGCTGTTAAAGTCGCTGAAGGGCAGAACGGCGACCGAAGCCCCTTCCCCGATCGTCAATTTGGAGATCACGCAGCGCGGGCCTTCTGGACGCGCAACGCAGATCAAAGCCAATGGGCAGATCCTCGATGTGCGTTATCCGGATTTATTCCGTTCTGCTTTTGGCGGGCTCCCAAGCACACTGTTTGATATTGCGGCTACCGGTAGGTATACTGTACAAAGCGCAGGCGGAGCTATGTCCACCGGGACAGCGTCCTCCGGCACGCCAGTGCTGTCTTCATCAGGCGTTAGCAACTGGAGCGGCGGCAGCATGGTCGTCATGGGAGCGGACGGCGCGGCCCGGGCCGTTGATCAGACGAACCGTTTCCTCTTCGTGGGACGCGGCAATGGGCATGGACTTGGCTTATCCCAATGGGGGGCCAAGGGAATGGCTGATGCAGGGTATGATTATATATCCATTTTGCAACACTATTATCAGAACGTAACTATCGTTAAGGAATGA
- a CDS encoding pyridoxamine 5'-phosphate oxidase family protein: MDGVRYKAREVLDKSKIETFLQQARIGHLGMVDGHLPYVVPLNFVWLDGKLYFHGATGGRRNQVMSVNPEVCFTVCEEYGTITDPVPAKTDTAYMSVMIFGKAQPIVDLNEATHMLQEMIYKYVPGYYNRPLPQQHVDKYRSAVFGGPVQVYRIDPHHITAKENPMDEEKMFEPGKTV; the protein is encoded by the coding sequence ATGGATGGAGTACGTTACAAGGCAAGGGAAGTGTTGGACAAGAGCAAGATTGAGACATTTCTGCAGCAAGCTCGAATTGGACATCTTGGAATGGTTGATGGCCATCTGCCGTATGTTGTTCCGCTCAATTTTGTTTGGTTAGATGGAAAGCTTTATTTCCATGGGGCCACCGGTGGGAGACGGAATCAGGTTATGAGTGTGAATCCGGAGGTCTGCTTTACGGTTTGTGAAGAATATGGAACGATTACTGATCCGGTGCCAGCCAAGACGGACACAGCGTATATGAGTGTAATGATTTTTGGCAAGGCACAGCCGATCGTCGATCTGAATGAAGCTACACATATGCTGCAAGAAATGATTTATAAATATGTGCCTGGTTACTATAATCGGCCGTTACCCCAGCAGCATGTAGATAAATACCGATCAGCCGTATTCGGTGGTCCGGTTCAAGTGTACCGAATTGATCCCCATCATATCACCGCGAAAGAAAATCCGATGGATGAAGAAAAAATGTTTGAACCTGGAAAAACTGTGTAG
- a CDS encoding LysM peptidoglycan-binding domain-containing protein, whose translation MKIHIVKQGDTLFELSKKYDVPLQKIIEANPQISNPDELSIGMKVKIPTSAVPVEEGIIYKHTVKQGDSLWKLSKAWGLPLQALVNANPQLSDPNVLNVGDVINIPGAANPGANNPSNNAAPNPNLVSPIQKKNTAPIENVKPENIKPENIQPENIKPENVMPENIKPIAENPKPENIKPIAENPKPAPIVKPESIKLESVKVENIKIIENVMPVVPQQVPQMEVKPIKYEEPPCPPTPHCPELVSPFQFKVEQPPMPVAGQHPPYSPCGCSGHGTHHHENMYSPYHFENENVSSYYDFPPAWPNEAAMGEYPGLSNAPYQSPQYMNPCSPVHPYAHENLPYHHSHHTHHTHSHHSHHHPHGYPEAGNVMPESYTPNAPFPGSDNLPWGQAQLSSNVAPLYGANANVSPNASVSPGSILPYSSVSPNVAYPYSAPYYEPHHTYSPCGCSGHSAVQPYTNAPFAVQPYQAAMPNVPVSPLGGFGAPEQMHHEDWHKGGSREDTANIQAADQVEERTDSTGQNTDTPQQAQKDANISEVRKGKPERSSEAKNKKPTTRKKRSRKRNPWINN comes from the coding sequence GTGAAAATCCATATCGTAAAACAAGGAGATACTTTGTTTGAGTTATCAAAAAAATATGATGTCCCTCTGCAGAAAATAATCGAGGCAAATCCGCAAATCAGCAATCCAGATGAGCTTAGCATAGGAATGAAGGTTAAGATTCCTACTTCGGCCGTTCCCGTGGAGGAAGGGATTATCTACAAGCATACTGTGAAGCAAGGGGATTCTCTCTGGAAGTTGTCCAAAGCCTGGGGACTGCCATTGCAGGCTCTGGTAAATGCCAACCCGCAGTTGAGTGATCCTAATGTACTTAACGTTGGGGATGTGATCAACATTCCCGGTGCCGCCAATCCAGGGGCGAACAATCCTTCCAATAATGCCGCGCCTAATCCAAACCTGGTTAGTCCGATCCAGAAGAAAAATACGGCCCCGATTGAAAATGTGAAACCCGAGAACATCAAGCCTGAGAACATTCAACCGGAAAATATCAAGCCAGAAAATGTGATGCCGGAGAATATCAAACCGATTGCAGAGAATCCTAAGCCGGAGAATATTAAGCCGATTGCGGAGAATCCGAAGCCGGCTCCTATCGTGAAGCCTGAAAGCATTAAACTGGAGAGCGTCAAAGTTGAGAATATTAAAATTATTGAAAATGTCATGCCCGTCGTTCCCCAGCAGGTACCTCAAATGGAGGTGAAGCCGATTAAATATGAGGAGCCTCCTTGCCCGCCCACACCGCATTGTCCTGAACTAGTGTCACCATTTCAATTCAAAGTCGAGCAGCCGCCGATGCCAGTAGCTGGGCAGCACCCGCCTTATTCGCCGTGCGGATGTTCCGGTCATGGCACACATCATCATGAGAATATGTACTCTCCCTATCATTTCGAGAATGAAAATGTATCTTCTTATTATGATTTTCCGCCAGCTTGGCCGAATGAGGCTGCCATGGGAGAATATCCGGGTCTGTCGAATGCGCCTTACCAGTCGCCACAATATATGAATCCATGTTCACCTGTACATCCGTATGCCCATGAAAACCTGCCATATCATCATTCTCACCATACTCATCATACTCACTCCCATCACTCTCATCATCACCCGCATGGTTATCCTGAAGCAGGAAATGTCATGCCAGAAAGCTATACGCCAAATGCGCCGTTCCCGGGAAGTGACAATTTACCGTGGGGGCAGGCCCAGCTCTCATCGAATGTTGCTCCCTTATACGGGGCTAATGCTAATGTATCGCCAAATGCATCTGTATCACCTGGATCGATCTTACCCTATTCATCAGTCTCGCCTAATGTAGCTTATCCTTACTCAGCTCCTTACTATGAGCCGCATCACACCTATTCACCCTGTGGCTGCTCTGGACATTCGGCAGTCCAGCCGTACACGAACGCGCCTTTTGCGGTTCAGCCGTACCAAGCGGCAATGCCTAATGTGCCTGTGTCTCCGTTAGGGGGATTCGGTGCTCCCGAGCAAATGCACCACGAAGATTGGCATAAAGGCGGAAGTAGGGAGGATACAGCGAATATCCAGGCAGCAGACCAAGTCGAAGAAAGAACAGACAGTACGGGTCAGAATACGGATACGCCGCAGCAAGCCCAGAAAGATGCGAATATTTCTGAAGTTAGGAAAGGTAAACCAGAGCGGAGTTCGGAAGCAAAAAACAAGAAGCCGACGACAAGAAAGAAACGCAGCCGCAAACGTAATCCTTGGATTAATAATTAG
- the ruvC gene encoding crossover junction endodeoxyribonuclease RuvC, whose protein sequence is MRILGIDPGIAIVGFGFIDKQGSKCVPVQYGCIQTEAHTPEEERLLHVYEAMVQLIDKYQPDAVALEKLFFNRNVTTAMSVSQARGVLVLAAAQRNLPISEYTPMQIKQAMVGYGKAEKRQVQEMTKMFLKLQAIPKPDDVADALAVAICHAHSYTLNSKLNEVLRT, encoded by the coding sequence TTGCGAATATTAGGGATTGACCCGGGCATCGCCATCGTCGGTTTCGGCTTTATTGATAAACAAGGCAGCAAATGCGTTCCCGTACAATACGGCTGCATTCAGACAGAGGCGCATACGCCAGAGGAAGAAAGGCTGCTTCATGTCTATGAAGCCATGGTTCAGCTTATCGACAAATACCAACCTGACGCCGTAGCGCTGGAGAAGCTGTTCTTCAACCGGAACGTGACTACTGCCATGTCAGTCAGCCAGGCGCGAGGCGTACTCGTATTGGCTGCGGCACAGCGCAATTTGCCGATTTCGGAGTATACGCCAATGCAGATCAAACAAGCGATGGTAGGATACGGCAAAGCGGAGAAGAGGCAGGTGCAGGAAATGACAAAAATGTTCCTGAAGCTGCAGGCGATCCCGAAGCCGGATGATGTGGCGGATGCGCTGGCCGTAGCGATTTGTCATGCCCATTCTTATACATTAAATTCGAAATTGAACGAGGTATTGAGGACATGA
- the serA gene encoding phosphoglycerate dehydrogenase: MFNVLVSDPISHFGLQQLMRAEDVKVTQITGLSEEELISIIRPYDALLVRSQTKVTRRVIEAGVHLKVIGRAGVGVDNIDLDAATSRGIIVINAPDGNTVTTCEHTFAMMMALARHIPQAYAKTIAGLWDRKTFVGVELQNKILGVLGLGRIGIEVAKRAAAFGMTVIGHDPFLSEERANKLGIKLATLDEILRTADFMTVHTPLTNNTRHMIAKPQFDVMKRGMRMINCARGGIIDEAALVEALDEGIVAGAAFDVFEHEPPAPDHPFLRHPKMIVTPHLGASTLEAQENVALGVSEQVIHVLRHEPFKNAVNIPAVSTDLLNKLQPYLTLCEQLGKALAQMTDGSVREVTVECAGELADLDTSSLIPYVLKGVLSHHLGAEQVNIVNAIHLAKNRDIHFEVRKSLSTRSLSSEITIRLKTTIEERWVTGSAVPGVGERLVRIGPYPVDISPEGYVLLISQMDKPGLIGRVGTLLGESGINIATMQVGRNEVGGSAVMILKNDKKASKNVMESLFAIPEIKRVREVSFV, encoded by the coding sequence ATGTTTAATGTATTGGTATCAGACCCGATAAGTCATTTTGGATTGCAGCAACTGATGCGTGCTGAAGATGTGAAGGTCACCCAAATAACAGGATTGAGTGAGGAGGAACTTATCTCTATCATTCGTCCCTATGATGCGCTGCTCGTTCGTTCTCAAACGAAAGTCACTCGTCGTGTTATAGAGGCCGGGGTTCATTTGAAAGTCATTGGCCGGGCTGGAGTCGGTGTGGACAACATTGATTTGGATGCCGCAACGAGCCGAGGGATTATCGTGATCAATGCACCCGACGGCAATACGGTTACGACGTGCGAACATACCTTTGCGATGATGATGGCGTTGGCCCGGCATATACCGCAAGCCTATGCCAAGACGATTGCCGGGCTGTGGGATCGTAAAACATTCGTTGGCGTTGAATTGCAAAACAAGATACTCGGTGTACTCGGGCTCGGCCGGATCGGGATCGAAGTGGCCAAACGCGCAGCGGCGTTTGGGATGACCGTTATCGGTCACGATCCCTTTCTATCGGAAGAAAGGGCTAATAAACTGGGTATTAAGCTGGCAACCTTAGATGAAATCCTGCGAACTGCTGATTTTATGACGGTTCATACGCCGCTAACGAATAATACGCGCCATATGATTGCCAAACCGCAATTCGACGTCATGAAACGGGGAATGCGAATGATCAACTGTGCCCGCGGGGGAATTATTGACGAAGCGGCTCTTGTTGAAGCACTCGACGAAGGTATTGTGGCAGGCGCCGCTTTTGATGTGTTCGAGCATGAGCCTCCAGCACCGGATCACCCATTTCTAAGGCATCCTAAAATGATTGTTACCCCGCACTTGGGTGCATCTACTTTGGAAGCACAAGAGAATGTTGCCCTCGGTGTTTCCGAACAAGTTATTCATGTGCTGCGACATGAACCATTTAAAAATGCTGTCAATATACCGGCCGTATCAACCGATCTGCTGAACAAATTACAACCTTACTTAACATTGTGCGAGCAACTGGGAAAAGCGCTTGCCCAGATGACCGATGGTTCCGTGCGTGAAGTCACGGTGGAGTGTGCAGGGGAACTTGCCGATCTGGATACGTCATCATTGATCCCTTATGTGCTAAAGGGCGTACTATCTCACCATCTTGGTGCAGAACAAGTTAATATTGTCAATGCCATTCACTTGGCGAAGAACCGCGACATTCACTTTGAGGTCCGAAAATCCCTGTCAACCCGAAGCTTGTCCAGCGAGATTACGATTCGACTAAAGACGACAATCGAGGAGAGATGGGTGACAGGCTCTGCTGTGCCCGGCGTTGGGGAGCGTCTTGTCCGGATCGGGCCATACCCGGTTGATATATCACCTGAAGGATATGTTTTGCTCATTTCACAGATGGATAAGCCAGGCCTCATTGGGCGTGTTGGAACATTGCTTGGAGAAAGCGGTATAAATATTGCCACGATGCAAGTCGGGCGCAACGAAGTTGGCGGTTCAGCGGTCATGATATTAAAAAACGACAAAAAAGCTTCCAAGAATGTGATGGAATCCTTATTTGCGATACCGGAAATCAAACGGGTACGGGAAGTTTCCTTTGTCTAA
- a CDS encoding PLP-dependent aminotransferase family protein, whose protein sequence is MLIVNRDDERPIWQQLLDQAIHNITTGKWPPGELLLPSRELALLIGVSRSTIQIVYEELYSRGYTVTSRRGGTRVSEWTYATQPSEETAAQGPIQPELPLLNAAIGHLHSWFGDRDERKVEIDFTPHEPYLDEHFQKNWRQSFLQASSEADLDHWSYGDAYGFRPLREQIQRHLSLERGIHVDIDQIILTSGAQHSIDLIAQALLHEGETVSVEDPGFPAAWMAMKYRRMQVVPVPVDEYGLCVDRIHPGSKLVFVTPSHQCAVGVIMSEPRRQQLLHMAAEQRFWIVEDDYDSEFRYRGDPLPTLFSQQPQNTLYMMSFSKMIAPGIRISAIIGPREAIRQLAQIHELTYRHLPIMEQLTLAHFIKHGHFMRHMRRVRNVYRRRHAAMTKAINASGLSEYFTLSGVETGLHMLLEAHKSFDEEKVTSLVLEKGIRVYPLSRYCLESGRKGWVLGFAKVDEAAIEEGIYRLAGMLI, encoded by the coding sequence ATGCTAATAGTAAACCGAGATGACGAGCGTCCTATCTGGCAGCAACTTCTGGACCAAGCAATCCACAATATTACAACCGGAAAATGGCCGCCTGGCGAATTGCTGCTGCCATCCCGCGAGCTCGCTCTATTGATCGGCGTATCCCGTTCAACTATACAGATTGTTTACGAGGAGTTATACAGCCGCGGATATACCGTAACCTCTCGTCGCGGCGGAACAAGAGTTAGCGAATGGACATATGCTACTCAACCTTCAGAGGAAACTGCGGCTCAAGGACCAATCCAACCCGAATTGCCTTTATTAAATGCTGCAATCGGCCATTTACACAGTTGGTTCGGAGACAGGGACGAGCGAAAAGTAGAAATAGACTTCACACCCCATGAGCCTTATTTAGACGAACATTTTCAAAAGAATTGGAGGCAATCATTTTTGCAGGCCTCGTCAGAAGCAGATTTAGACCATTGGTCTTACGGCGATGCCTATGGATTCCGGCCGCTAAGAGAACAGATTCAACGTCATTTATCGCTTGAACGGGGGATCCATGTAGATATCGATCAAATCATATTAACCTCAGGCGCACAACACAGCATCGATTTGATCGCCCAGGCTCTTTTACATGAAGGAGAAACGGTTTCGGTTGAAGACCCCGGCTTCCCTGCTGCCTGGATGGCGATGAAGTATCGGCGTATGCAAGTTGTCCCCGTTCCGGTCGACGAATACGGACTATGCGTAGACCGCATTCACCCCGGATCCAAACTTGTGTTTGTTACGCCATCGCACCAGTGCGCAGTTGGGGTTATTATGTCGGAACCCCGCAGGCAACAATTGTTGCATATGGCTGCTGAGCAGCGGTTCTGGATTGTCGAGGATGATTATGACAGCGAATTTCGATATCGCGGTGATCCGCTTCCAACCTTGTTCAGTCAACAACCTCAGAATACATTATATATGATGAGTTTTTCCAAAATGATTGCTCCCGGGATTCGGATATCAGCAATCATCGGCCCCAGAGAGGCCATCCGTCAGCTTGCCCAGATCCATGAATTAACCTATCGTCATCTTCCGATTATGGAGCAATTAACGCTTGCTCATTTTATTAAACATGGCCATTTCATGCGCCATATGAGACGTGTTCGAAATGTATACCGGCGCAGACACGCAGCCATGACAAAGGCCATCAATGCTTCAGGTCTCAGTGAATATTTCACTCTTAGCGGCGTAGAAACGGGGCTGCATATGCTTCTTGAAGCTCATAAATCGTTTGACGAGGAAAAAGTGACGAGCCTGGTGTTAGAAAAGGGAATCCGTGTTTATCCGCTTAGCAGGTATTGTTTGGAAAGCGGTCGAAAAGGATGGGTATTGGGTTTTGCTAAAGTAGATGAAGCAGCCATTGAAGAAGGCATTTATCGGTTGGCGGGGATGCTTATATAA
- the ruvB gene encoding Holliday junction branch migration DNA helicase RuvB: MEDRIISANLMMEEQAVELSLRPRYLAEYIGQSQIKDNLKIYIEAAKMRNEALDHVLLYGPPGLGKTTLANIIANELGVNLRTTSGPAIERPGDLAALLTNLQEGDVLFIDEIHRLHRTVEEVLYPAMEDFALDIMIGKGPSARSVRLDLPPFTLIGATTRAGLLSAPLRDRFGVVNRLEFYTVEELSYIVSRGADIFGIDIIGDAADEIALRSRGTPRIANRLLKRVRDFAQVRADGHITTDIAKEALQRLQVDPMGLDLIDHKMLRAMITNFRGGPVGLDTIAATIGEESQTIEDVYEPYLLQIGYLQRTPRGRVATPAAYQHLGLPMPADS; encoded by the coding sequence ATGGAAGACCGGATTATATCCGCGAATTTGATGATGGAAGAGCAGGCCGTGGAGCTTAGTCTTCGTCCCCGTTATTTAGCGGAATATATCGGACAGAGCCAAATCAAGGACAACTTGAAAATATATATCGAAGCCGCAAAAATGCGCAACGAAGCACTGGATCACGTCCTGTTGTACGGACCGCCAGGCCTTGGAAAGACGACGCTGGCCAATATTATCGCCAATGAGCTTGGCGTCAACCTGCGGACGACATCAGGTCCGGCGATCGAGCGGCCAGGGGATTTGGCCGCTCTGCTGACGAACTTGCAGGAAGGGGACGTTCTCTTCATCGATGAAATCCATCGGCTGCATCGGACGGTGGAAGAGGTGCTGTATCCGGCGATGGAGGATTTCGCCCTGGATATTATGATCGGCAAGGGGCCGAGTGCAAGGTCCGTAAGGCTCGATTTGCCGCCGTTTACGCTGATCGGCGCTACCACGAGAGCGGGACTGCTGTCAGCGCCGCTGCGCGACCGTTTTGGCGTGGTGAACCGTCTGGAGTTCTATACGGTGGAGGAGCTCAGCTATATCGTAAGCCGCGGCGCAGATATTTTTGGCATCGATATTATCGGGGACGCAGCCGACGAGATCGCGCTTCGCTCACGGGGAACGCCGCGGATTGCCAACCGGCTCCTCAAGCGGGTGCGGGATTTCGCTCAGGTGCGCGCTGACGGCCATATTACTACCGATATTGCCAAGGAAGCTTTGCAGCGGCTGCAAGTTGATCCTATGGGTCTTGATTTGATCGACCATAAGATGCTTCGGGCGATGATTACGAATTTTCGGGGCGGGCCTGTCGGACTGGATACGATCGCCGCGACGATCGGGGAAGAAAGCCAGACGATCGAGGACGTATACGAGCCATACCTGCTCCAAATCGGTTATTTGCAGCGTACACCGCGCGGCAGAGTGGCAACTCCGGCGGCTTATCAGCATCTGGGGCTGCCCATGCCTGCAGATTCTTAA